One window of Lacerta agilis isolate rLacAgi1 chromosome 14, rLacAgi1.pri, whole genome shotgun sequence genomic DNA carries:
- the CCR7 gene encoding C-C chemokine receptor type 7 isoform X2 gives MDRDKKLRAVVVLNLPLLFQLCMSQTVTAEYEYNSNFTIDYDGYADICKKDEIRRFRAVFLPIVYSLVCFVGLAGNCLVMVTYVYFKRLKTMTDIYLLNLAVADILFLLTLPFWAISAAKYWVFKEFGCKAIHCICQMSFFSGMLLLLSISIDRYFAIVQAPSAHRLRSQRVFASKVTCLSIWMLAFVLSIPELVHRGIYESDQQKPRCSILAYNLLAFSTGIRICQMLFGFLMPLLVMTFCYCVIIRTLFQARSFEKNRAIKVLIAVMVVFVLFQLPYNGVVLVETISAFNHTNGQCEVIKRMDVANDVTYGLACFRCCLNPFLYAFIGVKFRNDLLRLLKNLGCISQAQLWQWSTYRENTRCSIATETDTTTTFYP, from the coding sequence CTCTGCATGAGCCAGACTGTGACAGCTGAATACGAATACAATAGCAACTTCACGATTGACTATGATGGGTATGCAGACATCTGCAAGAAGGATGAGATCCGGCGATTCCGTGCAGTTTTCTTACCCATCGTATATTCCCTTGTGTGTTTTGTGGGGCTGGCAGGCAACTGCCTGGTCATGGTGACGTACGTCTACTTCAAGAGGCTCAAGACGATGACAGATATCTACCTCCTCAACCTCGCTGTAGCGGACATCCTCTTCCTGCTGACTCTCCCCTTCTGGGCCATCAGCGCAGCAAAGTATTGGGTCTTCAAGGAGTTTGGTTGCAAAGCCATCCACTGCATCTGCCAGATGAGCTTCTTCAGCggaatgttgctgctgctctccATCAGCATCGACAGGTATTTCGCCATTGTCCAGGCCCCCTCAGCCCACCGCCTTCGGTCCCAGAGAGTTTTCGCCAGCAAGGTCACCTGCCTCTCCATTTGGATGCTGGCTTTCGTCCTCTCCATCCCTGAGCTGGTCCACAGGGGCATCTATGAGTCTGACCAACAGAAGCCACGCTGCAGCATCCTAGCATACAACTTGCTGGCCTTCAGCACTGGCATCAGGATTTGCCAGATGCTCTTTGGCTTCCTGATGCCTCTCCTAGTGATGACGTTCTGCTACTGCGTCATCATCAGGACCTTGTTCCAAGCCCGTAGCTTCGAGAAGAACCGGGCGATCAAGGTCCTCATCGCCGTGATGGTGGTCTTTGTCCTCTTCCAGCTGCCCTACAATGGCGTTGTGCTAGTTGAGACCATCTCGGCCTTCAACCACACCAACGGCCAATGCGAAGTCATCAAGCGCATGGATGTGGCCAATGACGTGACGTACGGCCTGGCGTGCTTCCGCTGCTGCCTCAACCCCTTCCTGTACGCCTTCATAGGTGTCAAGTTCCGCAATGACCTGCTCCGGCTCCTCAAGAACCTGGGCTGCATCAGCCAAGCGCAGCTCTGGCAGTGGTCAACGTACCGGGAGAACACAAGGTGCTCCATTGCCACGGAAACtgacaccaccaccactttctacCCTTGA
- the CCR7 gene encoding C-C chemokine receptor type 7 isoform X1, with product MSSSVSSQPFSVSLCALCFSPLDKKLRAVVVLNLPLLFQLCMSQTVTAEYEYNSNFTIDYDGYADICKKDEIRRFRAVFLPIVYSLVCFVGLAGNCLVMVTYVYFKRLKTMTDIYLLNLAVADILFLLTLPFWAISAAKYWVFKEFGCKAIHCICQMSFFSGMLLLLSISIDRYFAIVQAPSAHRLRSQRVFASKVTCLSIWMLAFVLSIPELVHRGIYESDQQKPRCSILAYNLLAFSTGIRICQMLFGFLMPLLVMTFCYCVIIRTLFQARSFEKNRAIKVLIAVMVVFVLFQLPYNGVVLVETISAFNHTNGQCEVIKRMDVANDVTYGLACFRCCLNPFLYAFIGVKFRNDLLRLLKNLGCISQAQLWQWSTYRENTRCSIATETDTTTTFYP from the coding sequence CTCTGCATGAGCCAGACTGTGACAGCTGAATACGAATACAATAGCAACTTCACGATTGACTATGATGGGTATGCAGACATCTGCAAGAAGGATGAGATCCGGCGATTCCGTGCAGTTTTCTTACCCATCGTATATTCCCTTGTGTGTTTTGTGGGGCTGGCAGGCAACTGCCTGGTCATGGTGACGTACGTCTACTTCAAGAGGCTCAAGACGATGACAGATATCTACCTCCTCAACCTCGCTGTAGCGGACATCCTCTTCCTGCTGACTCTCCCCTTCTGGGCCATCAGCGCAGCAAAGTATTGGGTCTTCAAGGAGTTTGGTTGCAAAGCCATCCACTGCATCTGCCAGATGAGCTTCTTCAGCggaatgttgctgctgctctccATCAGCATCGACAGGTATTTCGCCATTGTCCAGGCCCCCTCAGCCCACCGCCTTCGGTCCCAGAGAGTTTTCGCCAGCAAGGTCACCTGCCTCTCCATTTGGATGCTGGCTTTCGTCCTCTCCATCCCTGAGCTGGTCCACAGGGGCATCTATGAGTCTGACCAACAGAAGCCACGCTGCAGCATCCTAGCATACAACTTGCTGGCCTTCAGCACTGGCATCAGGATTTGCCAGATGCTCTTTGGCTTCCTGATGCCTCTCCTAGTGATGACGTTCTGCTACTGCGTCATCATCAGGACCTTGTTCCAAGCCCGTAGCTTCGAGAAGAACCGGGCGATCAAGGTCCTCATCGCCGTGATGGTGGTCTTTGTCCTCTTCCAGCTGCCCTACAATGGCGTTGTGCTAGTTGAGACCATCTCGGCCTTCAACCACACCAACGGCCAATGCGAAGTCATCAAGCGCATGGATGTGGCCAATGACGTGACGTACGGCCTGGCGTGCTTCCGCTGCTGCCTCAACCCCTTCCTGTACGCCTTCATAGGTGTCAAGTTCCGCAATGACCTGCTCCGGCTCCTCAAGAACCTGGGCTGCATCAGCCAAGCGCAGCTCTGGCAGTGGTCAACGTACCGGGAGAACACAAGGTGCTCCATTGCCACGGAAACtgacaccaccaccactttctacCCTTGA